The genomic DNA TGTTGTTTGCAGCCAAGATGTCATGAACGATCGGGTTATCAAGACCTGTTTTAACTCCAAGCAGAATTGGTGTACCAACTGCGCCGAAAGAAACTGGTGTAGACTGAATGATCAGTGCAACAGTAACAGCTCCCATTGCTGGGAAACCAAGAGCCATAAGAAGAGGAGCACAAACAGCAGCAGGAGTACCAAAACCAGCAGCTCCTTCAATGAATGCACCGAAACACCATGCAACAATGATTGCCTGAATTCGACGGTCAGGAGTGATATCCATGAAACCGGCACGAATGGTTGCAAGAGCACCACTGTTAGTCAGCGTGTTCAGCATGAATAGTGCACCGAATACGATCCACAAAATCGCGATACAGATGGCAATACCCTGAATGATGGAAGCAGAAATTACTGTTCCAGGAACCTGCCATTGAAAGAACGCTAGGATTGTTACTACGACAAGCGCCAGAGGCATTGCTTTTTTAGCAGGCCAGCGTAGAATTACCAGGAAGAAAAACACCGTTAGGATTGGTGCTAGAGCCATTAAAGTAAGCATATTACTTTTCTCCTCTTAGAAAGTTAAAATTTTGTAACCGCATTACAATTCGAAAAAACCATCACCTTCAATTCCGCATAAAAAGGGGTGCCTACGGACGACCCTAGATAAGGATCGCCCGCAAGCGGTTGAGAATCTTACTCGCTTTCGCTGAAATCAGCGTCAGCCATATATCTTAAAATACCGTAACGATCGTTGTAATCTTTCTCGATTTTCGCACGATATTTTTTAGATGCTTCGGGGCTAATACGTTCCAGAAGTCCGTAACGGTTTTCACCTGCAAGGAAGTCCTGCATTGTTCCGTCTGGAGCTTTGGATTCTAGCATGAATGGATTCTTGCCGTCGTCAGCAAGCAGTGGGTTGTAACGGTAGAGAGGCCAGTAACCTGAATCTACTGCTAGCTTCATCTCTAACTGAGTTTTGCCCATACCCTTCTTGATTCCCTGATTGATACAAGGTGCGTAAGCAATAACCAAAGAAGGACCGGGGTAAGCTTCAGCTTCCTGAACAGCTTTCATGAACTGCTGTTTGTTAGCTCCCATGGAGACAGATGCTACATAAACATAACCGTAGGTCATCATCATGCGACCGAGGTCTTTTTTACCTGTGCTCTTACCGGAAGCAGCAAACTTAGCGATGGATCCGAGTGGTGTTGCTTTAGAAGCCTGACCACCAGTGTTTGAGTAAACTTCGGTATCCATTACGAAGACATTGACGTCTTCACCGGATGCGAGGACGTGATCTACGCCGCCGAAACCGATGTCGTAAGCCCAGCCGTCACCACCGAATACCCAGAGGGATTTCTTGGTGAAGAGGTCTTCCATATCTGCAATTTCGTGAAGAAGAGGTGTCTGAGGTACAGAGTAGAGACCCTGAAGAACCTTGTTACCGTACTCTTCAGAAAGAGCTGCATTTTTACGATTTTCAAGCCATCCGCTCATTGCTTCTTCAAGCTCAGCAGGAACGCCCGCTTCGATTGCTTCAGTTACGAGGTCAGCAAGTTTTTCGCGGCGGTGTGAAACACCCATTTCGATACCGAAACCGAACTCAGCAGCATCTTCGAACAGTGAGTTACCCCATGCAGGGCCATGACCGTTCTTGTTGGTGCAGTAAGGAGTGGTTGGAGCAGATGCGCCCCAGATTGAAGAACAACCAGTTGCGTTTGCAATGATCATGCGTTCGCCGAACAGCTGAGTAAGAGCTTTAACGTAGGGAGTCTCACCACAACCGGCACATGCACCGGAGAATTCCATGAGAGGACGCTGGAGCTGGCTTCCCTTAACGGAAGTTCTGCTCATGAGGTCATCTTTTTCAGGAATAGTCATTGCGAATTCAAGGTTAGGAATTTCAGTCGGTGTCTGGGTAGCGATAGGCTGCATAACCAGAGCTGTTTCTTTAGCAGGACATATATCAGCGCAGTTTCCACAACCCAGACAATCCTGAGTGTAGACCTGCATACGGTATTTAAGACCTTTAAGTTCTTTACCCTTGCCATCAAGAGTTACGAATGTTGCCGGTGCATTTTCCAGTTCTTCTTCTGTAGCAATAACTGGACGGATAGCAGCGTGCGGACAAACGAAAGCACACTGGTTACACTGGATACAGTTTTCAGGAAGCCACTGCGGAACATTTACTGCTACGCCGCGTTTCTCAAACTGTGATGTGGAAAGGGGGAAGAGACCGTCAGGCTCAAAAGCGGAAACAGGCAGGTTATCCCCTTTTTGAGCTAAAATCGGACGAACAACGTCAGTGATGAATTCCGGTTCATCCGTGACGGCCTCTTCTGTATCAATGAGGTTTTTCCAAGAATCAGGGTAATTAACTTCGACAAGGTTTGCGACAGCCTGATCGACTGCGGCATTGTTCATGTTGACGATCTTATCGCCCTTCTTGCCGTATGCTTTCTTGATAGATTCCTTGAGCAGAGCAACAGCCTGATCAAAAGGAATCACGCTGGAGAGTTTAAAGAATGCAGTCTGCATGACCATATTAATACGGCCACCGAGACCTGCTGCTGCAGCGATTTTAATAGCATCTATTGTGAAGAACTTGAGGTTCTTTTCTGCGATGGTGCGGCGCATGGAAGCTGGAAGTTCTTTTTCCATGTCTTCCACTGACCAAGGGGAGTTGATAAGGAAAGTTCCGCCATCTTTAATTCCTTCGAGGATATCATATAGATGAACGTAGCTTGAATTGTGACAAGCAATGAAGTCAGCGCTTGTTACAAGGTAAGTTGACTGGATTGGCTTATCACCG from Maridesulfovibrio frigidus DSM 17176 includes the following:
- the nifJ gene encoding pyruvate:ferredoxin (flavodoxin) oxidoreductase translates to MAKIMKTMDGNTATAHVAYAMSDTAAIYPITPSSTMGEVAEEWAAQGRKNIFGQVLSVKQLQSEAGAAGAVHGALAAGALTSTYTASQGLLLMIPNMYKISGELLPGVFHVSARAIAAQALSIFGDHQDVMACRQTGFAMLASSSVQECMDMSLISHLASIESSVPFMHFFDGFRTSHEIQKIEVIDYDDIASLVDWEAIASFRARAMSPENPSIRGTAQNPDIYYQAREACNQFYDDLPSVVLNCMKRVGDLTGRYYKPFDFVGHPEAERVIVAMGSGCEAIEEVVNHMVADGEKVGLIKVRMYRPFLTEHFLRVLPSTTSNMTVLDRTKEPGAIGDPLYQDICTAFMETGESPVITAGRYGLGSKEFTPNMVKAIFDNMTVAGPKNHFNVGIEDDVTNTSLEVGAALDTTPEGTVQCKFWGLGADGTVGANKQAIKIIGDNTDMFAQGYFAYDSKKSGGITMSHLRFGDKPIQSTYLVTSADFIACHNSSYVHLYDILEGIKDGGTFLINSPWSVEDMEKELPASMRRTIAEKNLKFFTIDAIKIAAAAGLGGRINMVMQTAFFKLSSVIPFDQAVALLKESIKKAYGKKGDKIVNMNNAAVDQAVANLVEVNYPDSWKNLIDTEEAVTDEPEFITDVVRPILAQKGDNLPVSAFEPDGLFPLSTSQFEKRGVAVNVPQWLPENCIQCNQCAFVCPHAAIRPVIATEEELENAPATFVTLDGKGKELKGLKYRMQVYTQDCLGCGNCADICPAKETALVMQPIATQTPTEIPNLEFAMTIPEKDDLMSRTSVKGSQLQRPLMEFSGACAGCGETPYVKALTQLFGERMIIANATGCSSIWGASAPTTPYCTNKNGHGPAWGNSLFEDAAEFGFGIEMGVSHRREKLADLVTEAIEAGVPAELEEAMSGWLENRKNAALSEEYGNKVLQGLYSVPQTPLLHEIADMEDLFTKKSLWVFGGDGWAYDIGFGGVDHVLASGEDVNVFVMDTEVYSNTGGQASKATPLGSIAKFAASGKSTGKKDLGRMMMTYGYVYVASVSMGANKQQFMKAVQEAEAYPGPSLVIAYAPCINQGIKKGMGKTQLEMKLAVDSGYWPLYRYNPLLADDGKNPFMLESKAPDGTMQDFLAGENRYGLLERISPEASKKYRAKIEKDYNDRYGILRYMADADFSESE